Proteins from a single region of Bacteroidota bacterium:
- a CDS encoding ABC transporter ATP-binding protein gives MRALRSINKYLWKYKWLLLSGTLFVGLANAFQVIAPRYIGEMIDIVDRNSDAIIGGNDAELANDVYHSVLICGLFFLALTLLRGVFMFFMRQTIIVMSRNVEYDQKNDLFKHYETLTPAFFKKNNTGDLMSRVAEDVGRVRQYVGPALMYFMNLLFNFGFGIWMMVSINPTLTLYVLLPLPILSFSIYFVNNIISRRSERIQAQLSNLTSIAQESFSGIRVIQAYAREKSISNYFEAECEEYKQQSLGLARVDALFQPLMVGLIGMSVLLTIFVGGWQVMEGALSKGDLAEFLFYVNMMTWPVTSLGWVVSIIQRAGVSQKRIDEFLNTVPDVQESNMPARNIKGSIVFKDVHFTYPDTGVKALQGVSFTIQPGEKVAIVGKTGSGKSTIADLMYRLYDVDSGSIEIDWIPIKQFNLSDLRKGIAAVPQDVFLFSDSIKNNIAFGQPDASLETVQQYAGFASIHEEIMDFKEGYQTMVGERGVTLSGGQKQRISIARAFLKDAPVIILDDCLSAVDANTENRILGNMRNYLEQKTAVIITHRIFSLLAFDKIIVLDKNVVAEQGTHDELMDAKGLYYQMYESQRLAEAIDRNKKI, from the coding sequence ATGCGCGCACTACGATCGATTAATAAATATTTGTGGAAATATAAGTGGCTGCTCTTGTCAGGAACCCTGTTTGTGGGACTGGCCAACGCTTTTCAGGTTATTGCTCCGCGTTATATTGGTGAAATGATCGATATTGTTGACCGCAACAGTGACGCAATTATTGGTGGAAATGATGCTGAGTTGGCTAATGATGTATATCATAGCGTCCTCATCTGCGGACTTTTTTTCCTTGCTTTAACTTTATTACGCGGCGTTTTTATGTTTTTTATGCGTCAAACCATCATCGTAATGAGCCGAAATGTTGAGTATGACCAAAAAAACGACCTTTTTAAACATTATGAAACGCTGACTCCGGCTTTTTTCAAAAAAAATAACACGGGCGATTTAATGAGCAGGGTAGCAGAAGATGTTGGCCGTGTGCGACAGTATGTTGGTCCGGCGCTCATGTATTTTATGAACCTCCTGTTCAACTTCGGTTTTGGTATTTGGATGATGGTAAGCATTAACCCAACGTTAACCCTGTATGTGCTGCTGCCATTGCCTATCCTCTCGTTTTCCATCTATTTTGTCAATAATATTATTAGTCGCAGAAGCGAGCGCATTCAGGCGCAGCTGAGCAACCTTACCAGTATTGCGCAGGAATCATTTTCAGGCATCAGGGTGATTCAGGCTTATGCCCGCGAAAAAAGTATTTCGAATTATTTTGAAGCGGAATGTGAAGAATATAAGCAACAATCGCTGGGACTGGCAAGAGTTGATGCCTTGTTTCAGCCTTTAATGGTGGGACTAATCGGTATGAGTGTGCTGCTTACCATTTTTGTTGGGGGATGGCAGGTAATGGAAGGTGCGCTCAGTAAAGGCGATTTAGCGGAATTTCTGTTTTATGTGAATATGATGACCTGGCCGGTTACTTCCCTGGGATGGGTGGTTTCTATCATCCAGCGAGCAGGCGTTTCACAAAAACGGATTGATGAATTCCTGAATACCGTTCCCGATGTGCAGGAAAGCAACATGCCGGCGAGAAATATCAAAGGCAGTATTGTGTTTAAAGATGTTCATTTTACCTATCCCGACACTGGTGTGAAAGCCTTGCAGGGCGTGAGTTTTACAATACAACCGGGCGAAAAAGTAGCCATTGTAGGCAAAACCGGAAGCGGAAAAAGTACCATTGCCGATTTGATGTATCGGTTATACGATGTTGATTCAGGTAGCATCGAAATAGACTGGATTCCAATTAAACAGTTCAATCTCAGCGATTTGAGAAAAGGAATTGCCGCTGTTCCACAGGATGTTTTTTTGTTTTCAGATTCCATTAAAAATAACATCGCATTCGGTCAGCCTGATGCTTCTTTGGAAACCGTTCAGCAATATGCCGGTTTTGCGTCCATTCATGAGGAGATTATGGATTTTAAGGAAGGTTATCAAACCATGGTGGGCGAAAGAGGGGTTACGCTGAGCGGCGGACAAAAACAGCGGATTTCAATAGCTCGTGCTTTTTTAAAGGATGCGCCCGTTATTATTCTCGACGATTGCCTGAGCGCGGTTGATGCAAATACTGAAAACCGGATACTCGGTAACATGCGGAATTACCTCGAACAAAAAACGGCTGTAATCATTACCCACCGCATCTTTTCACTACTTGCTTTCGATAAAATTATTGTGCTCGATAAAAACGTTGTTGCCGAACAGGGAACGCATGATGAATTAATGGATGCTAAAGGTTTATACTATCAAATGTATGAATCGCAGCGACTGGCTGAGGCAATCGACAGAAATAAAAAAATCTAA
- the nusB gene encoding transcription antitermination factor NusB — MLSRRGLRIKAMQTLYIVASTEQMDSKAAVRQLHKSIYNSHQAYLYCLHFITELAHQVDLEAHIKKNKYLPSEADLTFPVTFFNNTLIRTLMDNQYFQNRLKKEKLLDWADEEYAKIIYTQLKDFPPYIAYAQSQPDVAKDKRIVKDIFEGFLLKNEYFDEHMENVIGTWADDEFIVKGLMDDFFNAKQIGTENERNLFDFYITAEEEDFSETLLTKTISEDSHYDEMIKPKLQNWELDRVSLIDKILMKMALTEFLHIPTVPTKVTINEYLDISKLYSTPRSREFINGILDKLMNEMKTSGMIVKSGRGLIE, encoded by the coding sequence ATGCTGAGTAGAAGAGGATTACGTATTAAGGCAATGCAGACATTATACATCGTTGCCAGTACAGAGCAAATGGATAGCAAAGCGGCTGTCAGGCAATTGCATAAGAGTATTTACAACTCGCATCAGGCCTACCTTTATTGTTTACATTTTATTACGGAACTCGCGCACCAGGTGGATTTAGAGGCGCATATCAAAAAAAATAAATACCTGCCATCAGAAGCAGATTTAACGTTTCCGGTTACTTTTTTTAACAATACGCTCATCAGAACACTGATGGACAATCAGTATTTCCAAAACAGGTTAAAAAAGGAAAAGTTATTGGATTGGGCAGATGAAGAGTATGCCAAAATTATTTACACGCAATTAAAAGATTTCCCGCCTTATATTGCTTATGCGCAATCGCAGCCCGATGTTGCGAAGGATAAGCGCATTGTAAAGGACATTTTTGAGGGCTTTTTACTCAAGAATGAGTACTTTGATGAGCACATGGAAAATGTGATCGGCACCTGGGCTGATGATGAGTTTATCGTTAAAGGCTTAATGGATGATTTTTTTAATGCCAAACAAATAGGAACTGAAAATGAACGCAACCTGTTTGATTTTTATATCACAGCAGAAGAGGAAGATTTTTCGGAAACCCTGCTTACAAAAACAATTTCGGAGGATAGTCATTACGACGAAATGATAAAACCCAAGTTGCAGAACTGGGAATTAGACCGTGTGAGTTTGATAGATAAGATTTTGATGAAGATGGCACTAACGGAGTTTTTGCATATTCCGACGGTACCAACCAAGGTTACGATTAATGAATATCTGGATATCAGTAAATTATACAGCACTCCGCGCAGCAGAGAGTTTATTAATGGTATTCTGGATAAGCTGATGAATGAGATGAAAACCAGCGGAATGATTGTGAAATCGGGTCGCGGATTGATAGAATAA
- a CDS encoding Glu/Leu/Phe/Val dehydrogenase, whose product MSNTSLQLTNGEIFSTMMEMQHEQMVFCTDKTTGLKAIIAIHNTTLGPALGGTRFWNYTNEDDAIIDVLRLSRGMTYKAAISGLNLGGGKAVIIGDSKALTNREPLFRRYGKFVNSLNGKYITAEDVGTSTGDMEFINMETESVAGKPEQLGGGGDPSPVTAYGVYLGMKAAAKYANGTDNLSGKRVLVQGVGNVGYHLVERLVKEGAVVMISDISEDRIKKVTNEFSVEVVDKDAVFDTKMDIYAPCALGATINDDTVGKLTCNIVAGAANNQLKDEQKHGMALIDRGILYAPDYLINAGGLINCYSELEGYNRERAMQKTEIIYPRAIEIFEIAAKEKITTQAAANRIAEERIRLVAHINSRL is encoded by the coding sequence ATGTCAAATACTTCTCTGCAACTGACCAATGGTGAAATTTTTTCCACGATGATGGAAATGCAACACGAACAAATGGTTTTTTGCACCGACAAAACTACCGGCCTGAAGGCGATTATAGCTATTCATAACACCACACTGGGGCCAGCTTTGGGTGGAACCCGTTTCTGGAATTATACGAATGAAGATGATGCAATTATTGATGTATTGCGTTTATCGCGTGGTATGACCTATAAAGCTGCAATCAGCGGATTAAATCTCGGTGGTGGTAAAGCGGTGATTATTGGTGATTCCAAAGCGCTTACCAATCGTGAGCCCCTGTTTAGAAGGTATGGTAAATTTGTTAACTCGTTAAACGGAAAATATATCACTGCAGAAGATGTTGGAACATCAACAGGCGATATGGAATTCATTAATATGGAAACCGAATCGGTAGCCGGCAAACCTGAGCAATTAGGTGGCGGTGGCGACCCTTCGCCGGTAACTGCTTATGGTGTTTATTTGGGGATGAAAGCTGCTGCAAAATATGCAAATGGCACAGACAACCTGAGCGGAAAACGTGTATTAGTGCAGGGTGTGGGAAATGTGGGTTATCATTTGGTAGAGCGTTTGGTTAAAGAAGGCGCTGTGGTAATGATTTCAGATATTAGTGAAGACAGGATAAAAAAAGTAACCAACGAATTTTCAGTTGAAGTGGTAGATAAAGATGCTGTTTTTGATACAAAAATGGATATTTATGCTCCATGTGCCCTTGGCGCGACGATTAATGATGATACTGTGGGCAAACTTACCTGCAACATTGTTGCCGGAGCAGCCAATAACCAGTTGAAAGACGAGCAAAAACACGGTATGGCGTTGATTGACAGAGGTATTTTATATGCACCTGACTATTTGATTAATGCGGGTGGTTTGATCAACTGTTATTCAGAACTTGAAGGTTACAACCGCGAAAGAGCCATGCAAAAAACAGAAATTATTTATCCGCGTGCGATAGAAATTTTTGAAATTGCCGCTAAAGAAAAAATTACCACACAGGCAGCCGCAAACCGCATAGCGGAAGAGCGCATACGTTTGGTAGCACATATTAACAGTAGATTATAA
- the yajC gene encoding preprotein translocase subunit YajC has product MLNRILLLSPPAEGQEAAGNSSMMSIIFFAAFFLILYFFMIRPQSKKAKEQKLFLTEIKAGDKVVTIGGVHGKIISVEEFTYLVEVDSNTKIRLEKSAISLDSTKALMARK; this is encoded by the coding sequence ATGTTAAATCGAATATTATTATTATCACCACCGGCGGAAGGGCAGGAAGCAGCAGGCAATTCAAGTATGATGAGTATCATCTTTTTTGCAGCTTTTTTTCTGATTTTATATTTTTTCATGATTCGCCCGCAATCAAAAAAAGCGAAAGAACAAAAATTATTTTTAACTGAAATTAAAGCAGGCGATAAAGTTGTTACCATTGGCGGTGTACATGGTAAAATAATTTCTGTAGAAGAATTTACTTATTTAGTTGAAGTAGATTCAAACACAAAAATTCGTTTGGAAAAATCAGCTATTTCGCTTGATTCTACCAAGGCCCTAATGGCGCGTAAATAA
- a CDS encoding dephospho-CoA kinase, with protein sequence MMKIGITGGIGSGKTTVCKIFEVLGIPIYYADDRAKELIQTEPGLIKSIKKLFGDDVYDAEGLLDKKRVASVVFNFPEILEQYNKIVHPAVFKDAEKWMSRHTQYEYVIKEAALLFESGSYKNLDKIICVTAPIDVRIERVKLRDHVTEEQVRARMQNQWSEEEKIVLSDFVIHNDGATPLIRQVLAIHEKIMLFSEL encoded by the coding sequence ATGATGAAAATTGGCATAACGGGCGGTATTGGCAGTGGAAAAACTACTGTTTGTAAAATATTTGAGGTATTAGGTATTCCAATATATTATGCTGATGACCGTGCGAAAGAATTAATTCAAACAGAACCCGGTTTAATAAAATCTATCAAAAAATTGTTTGGTGATGATGTTTATGATGCCGAGGGTTTATTAGACAAAAAACGTGTTGCGTCTGTTGTATTTAATTTTCCGGAGATACTTGAGCAATACAATAAGATTGTACATCCCGCTGTTTTTAAAGATGCCGAAAAATGGATGTCACGTCACACACAATATGAATATGTAATTAAAGAAGCGGCATTGTTATTTGAATCGGGCAGTTATAAAAATCTGGATAAAATAATTTGTGTTACTGCTCCAATAGATGTTCGTATAGAGCGCGTAAAACTACGTGACCATGTAACTGAAGAACAGGTAAGGGCGCGCATGCAAAATCAGTGGTCGGAGGAAGAAAAAATTGTTTTAAGCGATTTTGTAATACACAATGATGGCGCTACTCCCCTTATACGACAGGTGTTAGCGATACATGAAAAAATCATGTTGTTTTCTGAATTATAA
- a CDS encoding DUF3276 family protein — MEHENSKRNDSVFSRKIRAGRRRTYFFDVRTTRANDYYLTITESKKRFDGNGYERHKLFIYKEDFNKFLSELTEVVDHIKGLMPDFDFDAFAHKYDENGNPEGGYDGHQENYREESHESDNEGNHDIEETNEDNNDSAANHNTNMMDDDDLKL, encoded by the coding sequence GTGGAGCACGAAAACAGCAAGCGTAATGATAGTGTATTTTCAAGGAAAATACGGGCAGGAAGACGCAGAACCTATTTTTTTGATGTAAGAACAACCAGGGCAAACGATTATTACCTGACCATCACCGAAAGCAAAAAACGTTTTGATGGCAATGGTTATGAACGTCACAAACTGTTCATCTACAAAGAAGATTTTAACAAGTTTTTAAGCGAATTAACAGAAGTGGTTGACCACATTAAAGGTTTGATGCCTGATTTCGATTTTGATGCCTTTGCACATAAATACGACGAAAATGGCAATCCGGAAGGTGGTTACGATGGTCATCAAGAAAACTATCGCGAAGAATCACATGAGTCCGATAACGAAGGCAATCACGACATTGAAGAAACTAACGAAGATAATAACGACAGCGCTGCCAATCATAATACCAATATGATGGACGACGATGATCTGAAGTTATGA
- a CDS encoding DUF1573 domain-containing protein, translating into MKALFLKSTFIAFAVASMSLVSCKEQTTDNTVETTAENARGLDKISTKIVENPTEITFDRDLNDFGEIIQGEKVHTEFKFTNTGKNALIITDAHGSCGCTVPEWPKEPIAPGESGVIKVQFNSANRSGQFNKTVTVTANTLPSSNTILKIKGTIIVPQDK; encoded by the coding sequence ATGAAAGCTTTATTTTTAAAATCAACCTTCATTGCTTTTGCAGTAGCATCAATGAGTTTAGTATCCTGTAAGGAACAAACTACTGATAATACTGTTGAAACCACAGCAGAAAATGCACGTGGTCTAGACAAAATTTCAACGAAAATTGTAGAAAATCCTACAGAAATAACTTTTGATCGTGATTTAAATGATTTTGGTGAAATTATTCAGGGTGAAAAAGTGCATACTGAATTTAAATTTACCAACACCGGTAAAAACGCTTTAATTATTACTGATGCACACGGATCATGCGGATGTACTGTTCCAGAATGGCCAAAAGAACCGATAGCACCGGGTGAGAGTGGTGTAATTAAAGTTCAGTTTAACAGTGCAAACAGAAGCGGACAGTTTAATAAAACAGTTACAGTAACTGCCAATACATTACCAAGCAGCAATACCATATTAAAAATTAAAGGAACCATTATTGTTCCACAAGACAAATAA